Proteins from one Kineococcus mangrovi genomic window:
- a CDS encoding GGDEF domain-containing protein, protein MTSMGPLALLIALAAAITATTGVLTFRRRRETPAALPLTVALASVTVWGVSVVLQNAALPASWLDATVFPQFLGVSGAVLSFRLFVDAVSGRVLRPRRVLAFSVEPALLLLALALDPQLHWFHATVDIGGDPARRVVTAGPLFWAHTAYSYLVVLTAASTIWQLRRSTRGLLRRQATTMLVAIAAPFACNLTVIAPRVALPVDITPLAFTVTGVLFAYAVLQQDLLRLVPVARSLVVETVTDAVFVVDERGRLVDLNPAGHAQLRPDAGPRDTVVGRPFADLVDAAVAGAVDAGDGETVVQPARGGFLDVRTRWIRDDRGDPLGRVVVARDVTERYEAAQALERANDRLRAQVATIERLRADLVEEASRDPLTGLRNRRRFVDDLAARLTTAAEVGRPLSLVLLDVDHFKAINDTHGHAVGDDVLVEVARVLGAHARPEDVVRYGGEEFVVLLPHLDTDAARARAEELRTACAGVRVGVESLRITISAGVATAPAHGTTPDELLLAADRALYGAKGGGRDRVVLAD, encoded by the coding sequence ATGACGTCGATGGGACCGCTCGCGCTGCTCATCGCCCTCGCGGCGGCGATCACCGCGACGACGGGCGTGCTCACCTTCCGGCGTCGGCGCGAGACCCCCGCCGCCCTGCCGCTCACGGTGGCGCTGGCGTCGGTGACCGTGTGGGGGGTCTCCGTCGTCCTGCAGAACGCGGCGCTGCCGGCGTCCTGGCTCGACGCGACGGTCTTCCCGCAGTTCCTCGGCGTCAGCGGGGCCGTGCTGTCGTTCCGGCTGTTCGTCGACGCCGTCAGCGGGCGCGTCCTGCGACCCCGGCGCGTGCTGGCGTTCAGCGTCGAGCCGGCGCTCCTGCTGCTCGCCCTGGCGCTGGACCCGCAGCTGCACTGGTTCCACGCGACCGTCGACATCGGCGGGGACCCCGCGCGCCGCGTCGTCACGGCCGGGCCGCTGTTCTGGGCGCACACCGCGTACAGCTACCTCGTCGTCCTCACGGCCGCCTCGACGATCTGGCAGCTGCGGCGCAGCACCCGCGGGCTGCTCCGCCGCCAGGCCACGACGATGCTCGTCGCCATCGCCGCGCCCTTCGCCTGCAACCTCACCGTGATCGCGCCGAGGGTGGCCCTGCCCGTCGACATCACCCCGCTCGCGTTCACCGTCACCGGGGTGCTCTTCGCCTACGCGGTGCTGCAGCAGGACCTGCTGCGCCTGGTGCCGGTCGCGCGCTCGCTCGTCGTCGAGACCGTGACCGACGCCGTCTTCGTCGTCGACGAGCGGGGGCGGCTCGTCGACCTCAACCCCGCCGGGCACGCCCAGCTGCGGCCGGACGCCGGCCCGCGGGACACCGTCGTCGGCCGCCCCTTCGCCGACCTCGTGGACGCGGCGGTCGCCGGGGCCGTCGACGCCGGAGACGGTGAGACGGTCGTCCAGCCGGCGCGCGGGGGCTTCCTCGACGTCCGCACCCGCTGGATCCGCGACGACCGGGGCGACCCGCTGGGGCGCGTCGTGGTCGCGCGGGACGTGACCGAACGGTACGAGGCGGCGCAGGCCCTGGAGCGGGCCAACGACCGGTTGCGCGCCCAGGTCGCGACCATCGAGCGGCTGCGGGCGGACCTGGTCGAGGAGGCGTCCCGCGACCCGCTGACGGGCCTGCGCAACCGGCGGCGCTTCGTCGACGACCTGGCCGCACGGCTCACGACGGCGGCGGAGGTGGGCCGCCCGCTCTCGCTCGTGCTGCTCGACGTCGACCACTTCAAGGCGATCAACGACACGCACGGGCACGCCGTCGGCGACGACGTGCTCGTCGAGGTCGCCCGGGTGCTCGGCGCGCACGCCCGGCCCGAGGACGTCGTGCGCTACGGCGGGGAGGAGTTCGTCGTCCTGCTGCCCCACCTGGACACCGACGCGGCCCGGGCCCGGGCCGAGGAGCTGCGGACCGCCTGCGCGGGGGTCCGGGTCGGGGTCGAGTCCCTGCGCATCACCATCAGCGCCGGGGTAGCGACCGCGCCCGCGCACGGGACGACCCCGGACGAGCTCCTGCTCGCGGCCGACCGCGCCCTGTACGGGGCCAAGGGCGGCGGCCGCGACCGGGTGGTGCTCGCCGACTAG
- a CDS encoding M13 family metallopeptidase — protein MSSITDAQPAGSDVDPSVRPQDDLFRHVNGRWLATTEIPDDRAVDGAFIRLRDQSEAECRTIVEAAAQAAATGEAVPGTVRQKIGDLFASFMDTDRVEALGATPLGPELAAVDAITDHDGLLRRLGAFERSGVGGPFAYWVDTDNAKSDEYVVYLTQSGLGLPDESYYREEQYAQVREAYRGHVERILTLGDRPDPAGAAQRVLDLETALAAHHWDRVRNRDANATYNKVDRAGLDELLPGLDLAAWLEAAELPASAFARVVVRQPSYLTAMAGVLLATPVETWRDWLGWRVLHQAAAFLPQAFVEENFAFYGTTLTGAPQLRERWKRGVGLVEGSLGEALGELYVAEHFPPAAKARMEQLVANLVEAYRQDIEALDWMTRETKDRALDKLGRFTPKIGHPDRWRDYSALTIDRADLLGNVRRAFAFEVDRELAKLGGPVDRSEWFMTPQTVNAYYNPGMNEIVFPAAILRPPFFSLDADDAENYGGIGAVIGHEIGHGFDDQGSKYDGLGNLNDWWTDDDRAEFGQRTQALVDQYDALEPPETPGKKVNGSLTVGENIGDLGGLTIAHKAYEIALGGQEAPVVEGLTGSQRLFFGWAKVWCGKVRPAEVERRLAVDPHSPPEFRCNAVVRNLVEFHDAFGTQPGDGLWLDPAERVRIW, from the coding sequence ATGAGCTCGATCACGGACGCCCAGCCCGCGGGCAGCGACGTCGACCCGTCGGTCCGCCCCCAGGACGACCTCTTCCGGCACGTCAACGGCCGCTGGCTCGCGACGACGGAGATCCCCGACGACCGAGCCGTCGACGGAGCCTTCATCCGGCTGCGCGACCAGTCCGAGGCCGAGTGCCGCACCATCGTCGAGGCCGCCGCGCAGGCCGCGGCCACCGGTGAGGCGGTGCCCGGCACCGTCCGGCAGAAGATCGGCGACCTCTTCGCCAGCTTCATGGACACCGACCGCGTCGAGGCGCTCGGCGCCACCCCGCTGGGCCCCGAGCTCGCCGCCGTCGACGCGATCACCGACCACGACGGCCTCCTCCGCCGGCTCGGCGCCTTCGAGCGCTCCGGCGTCGGCGGGCCCTTCGCCTACTGGGTCGACACCGACAACGCCAAGTCCGACGAGTACGTCGTCTACCTCACCCAGTCCGGTCTCGGCCTGCCCGACGAGTCGTACTACCGCGAGGAGCAGTACGCGCAGGTCCGCGAGGCCTACCGCGGTCACGTCGAGCGCATCCTCACCCTCGGGGACCGCCCCGACCCGGCCGGGGCGGCGCAGCGGGTCCTCGACCTGGAGACGGCGCTCGCGGCCCACCACTGGGACCGCGTGCGCAACCGCGACGCCAACGCCACCTACAACAAGGTGGACCGCGCCGGCCTCGACGAGCTGCTGCCCGGCCTCGACCTCGCCGCCTGGCTGGAGGCCGCCGAGCTGCCCGCCTCGGCCTTCGCCCGGGTCGTCGTCCGCCAGCCGAGCTACCTCACGGCGATGGCCGGGGTGCTGCTCGCGACGCCCGTCGAGACGTGGCGGGACTGGCTGGGCTGGCGCGTCCTGCACCAGGCCGCCGCGTTCCTGCCCCAGGCCTTCGTCGAGGAGAACTTCGCCTTCTACGGCACGACGCTGACGGGCGCACCGCAGCTGCGGGAGCGCTGGAAGCGCGGCGTCGGCCTGGTCGAGGGCAGCCTCGGGGAGGCCCTCGGCGAGCTCTACGTCGCCGAGCACTTCCCGCCGGCCGCCAAGGCGCGCATGGAGCAGCTGGTCGCGAACCTCGTCGAGGCGTACCGCCAGGACATCGAGGCCCTGGACTGGATGACGCGCGAGACCAAGGACCGCGCGCTGGACAAGCTCGGCCGGTTCACCCCCAAGATCGGTCACCCCGACCGCTGGCGGGACTACTCCGCGCTGACGATCGACCGGGCGGACCTGCTCGGCAACGTCCGCCGCGCCTTCGCCTTCGAGGTGGACCGCGAGCTCGCCAAGCTCGGGGGCCCGGTCGACCGCAGCGAGTGGTTCATGACGCCGCAGACGGTCAACGCCTACTACAACCCGGGCATGAACGAGATCGTCTTCCCCGCGGCGATCCTGCGCCCGCCGTTCTTCTCCCTCGACGCCGACGACGCGGAGAACTACGGCGGCATCGGGGCGGTCATCGGCCACGAGATCGGCCACGGCTTCGACGACCAGGGCTCGAAGTACGACGGCCTGGGCAACCTCAACGACTGGTGGACCGACGACGACCGCGCCGAGTTCGGCCAGCGCACCCAGGCGCTCGTCGACCAGTACGACGCCCTCGAACCGCCGGAGACGCCGGGCAAGAAGGTCAACGGCTCGCTGACCGTCGGGGAGAACATCGGCGACCTCGGTGGGCTGACGATCGCGCACAAGGCCTACGAGATCGCCCTGGGCGGCCAGGAGGCGCCCGTCGTCGAGGGCCTGACGGGCAGCCAGCGGCTGTTCTTCGGGTGGGCCAAGGTCTGGTGCGGCAAGGTGCGCCCCGCCGAGGTGGAGCGCCGTCTGGCCGTCGACCCGCACTCCCCGCCGGAGTTCCGGTGCAACGCGGTCGTGCGCAACCTCGTGGAGTTCCACGACGCGTTCGGCACGCAGCCCGGTGACGGCCTCTGGCTCGACCCGGCCGAGCGGGTCCGGATCTGGTGA
- a CDS encoding multidrug effflux MFS transporter, producing the protein MSALQTAPTTRRPSTVGLVVLLGAMAALGAVTIDLYLPSLPEVAEDLGTTHARTQLTITGVLVGSALGQLVVGPLSDAFGRRRPAMVGFGVYVVASTLCALAPNLPTLVAFRVLSGVGASAGAVIGMAVIRDLFTGPAAARLQSRLVLVIGVAPLFAPTVGGFIANRTGWRPVLGLLVLAGAGVLIAVWRALPETRRELCDSAARARAEVEAAPVVPERTRRVLRTFAGYRELVRDRRFLAFAAMPGLALATIMSYVSTSVFVLQDGFGLTGTGFAVFFALNGTALIGGTQLNAALVERLGSPRLLRVGVTSAAVFGATLTVSLLSGTDRLVLFAAPLYLLLLSLGLIMPNAVTLALEPYGDSAGAAAALVTALQSGVGGLVGVLVGLLGGDAHAMAFVVLGAVAINVALLLSVRRRIRPGGLG; encoded by the coding sequence ATGTCCGCGCTCCAGACCGCGCCCACCACCCGCCGCCCCTCGACCGTCGGCCTCGTCGTCCTGCTCGGCGCCATGGCCGCCCTCGGCGCCGTGACCATCGACCTCTACCTGCCCTCGCTGCCGGAGGTCGCCGAGGACCTCGGCACGACCCACGCCCGCACCCAGCTGACGATCACCGGGGTGCTCGTGGGCTCGGCGCTCGGCCAGCTCGTCGTCGGCCCCCTCTCGGACGCCTTCGGCCGCCGCCGCCCCGCGATGGTCGGCTTCGGCGTCTACGTCGTCGCCAGCACCCTGTGCGCGCTCGCCCCGAACCTGCCCACGCTCGTCGCCTTCCGCGTGCTCTCCGGGGTCGGTGCCTCGGCCGGTGCCGTCATCGGCATGGCCGTCATCCGCGACCTCTTCACCGGCCCCGCGGCCGCCCGCCTGCAGTCCCGCCTCGTCCTCGTCATCGGCGTCGCCCCGCTGTTCGCCCCCACCGTCGGCGGGTTCATCGCGAACCGCACGGGCTGGCGGCCGGTGCTGGGCCTGCTCGTCCTCGCCGGGGCCGGCGTCCTGATCGCGGTGTGGCGCGCGCTGCCGGAGACGCGGCGGGAGCTGTGCGACTCCGCCGCCCGGGCCCGCGCCGAGGTCGAGGCCGCGCCCGTCGTCCCCGAGCGCACCCGCCGCGTGCTGCGCACCTTCGCCGGGTACCGCGAGCTCGTCCGGGACCGGCGCTTCCTGGCGTTCGCCGCCATGCCCGGCCTCGCGCTCGCGACGATCATGTCCTACGTCTCGACGTCGGTCTTCGTCCTGCAGGACGGGTTCGGCCTCACCGGCACCGGCTTCGCGGTCTTCTTCGCCCTCAACGGGACGGCCCTCATCGGGGGGACGCAGCTCAACGCCGCCCTCGTCGAGCGGCTCGGCTCCCCCCGGCTGCTGCGCGTCGGCGTGACGAGCGCCGCGGTCTTCGGGGCGACCCTGACGGTGTCGCTGCTGTCCGGGACCGACCGCCTCGTCCTGTTCGCCGCCCCGCTCTACCTGCTCCTGCTGAGCCTCGGGCTGATCATGCCCAACGCCGTCACGCTCGCCCTCGAACCGTACGGCGACAGCGCCGGTGCCGCCGCCGCCCTCGTGACGGCCCTGCAGTCCGGTGTCGGCGGGCTCGTCGGCGTCCTCGTCGGCCTGCTCGGCGGCGACGCCCACGCCATGGCGTTCGTCGTCCTGGGCGCCGTCGCGATCAACGTGGCCCTCCTGCTCTCGGTGCGGCGCAGGATCCGGCCCGGAGGGCTTGGCTGA
- a CDS encoding MFS transporter, whose product MSRPATGPRTGFALVTLTLGLLVAASSAPSPVLPVYEELWGVGPAAVTVVFAVYAAVLLVALLTVGSLSDHLGRRPVVLAALAGVIASMLVLARAGDVGTLVAGRALQGFSTGTAIGALGAWLLDLAGPRRTPLAQLVNGAAPPVGLMVGGLGAGLLVQFGPAPTRLTYVVLAGLLAVATVAVALTPDLVGRAPGALRSLRPVVQLPASSRRPFTAHLPGFLGSWGLGGLCLGLGPSVVAGVLGLRNHVAGGLVVASVAGVGALTGLLTRHQDPRRVVALGMAGLVVGPLVLTLGLSLLSVPVFFAGAMLSGVGFGAGFQGALRGVLGTAPAHERAGVLAAVYVVSYLAFGLPAVVAGLLAPHLGLRPVVDGYAALVVLAGLAGLLASARSRRRTPRHSTALPSQRRRSPEACPLQEQA is encoded by the coding sequence GTGTCCCGCCCCGCGACCGGTCCCCGCACGGGGTTCGCCCTGGTCACCCTCACCCTCGGCCTGCTCGTGGCCGCCAGCTCGGCGCCGTCGCCGGTCCTGCCCGTCTACGAGGAGCTCTGGGGCGTCGGCCCGGCCGCGGTCACCGTCGTCTTCGCCGTCTACGCCGCGGTCCTGCTCGTCGCGCTGCTCACCGTGGGCTCGCTGTCGGACCACCTCGGCCGCCGGCCCGTGGTCCTCGCCGCCCTCGCCGGCGTCATCGCCTCGATGCTCGTCCTCGCCCGGGCCGGCGACGTCGGCACGCTCGTCGCCGGCCGTGCGCTGCAGGGCTTCTCGACCGGGACGGCCATCGGCGCCCTGGGCGCCTGGCTCCTCGACCTCGCCGGTCCGCGACGGACCCCGCTCGCCCAGCTCGTCAACGGCGCCGCCCCGCCGGTCGGGCTGATGGTCGGTGGCCTGGGGGCCGGGCTGCTCGTGCAGTTCGGACCGGCCCCCACCCGGCTCACCTACGTGGTCCTCGCCGGGCTGCTGGCCGTCGCGACCGTCGCCGTCGCCCTCACCCCCGACCTCGTCGGCCGCGCCCCCGGCGCCCTGCGGTCGCTGCGACCCGTCGTGCAGCTGCCCGCGTCCTCGCGCCGCCCCTTCACCGCCCACCTGCCCGGCTTCCTCGGCAGCTGGGGACTCGGCGGCCTGTGCCTGGGGCTCGGTCCGTCCGTCGTGGCCGGCGTCCTCGGCCTGCGCAACCACGTCGCCGGTGGACTCGTCGTCGCCTCCGTCGCGGGCGTCGGCGCGCTCACGGGCCTGCTCACCCGCCACCAGGACCCCCGCCGGGTCGTCGCGCTCGGGATGGCCGGCCTCGTCGTCGGCCCGCTCGTCCTGACCCTCGGGCTGAGCCTGCTGTCCGTGCCCGTCTTCTTCGCGGGGGCGATGCTGTCCGGGGTGGGCTTCGGCGCCGGGTTCCAGGGCGCCCTGCGCGGCGTCCTGGGCACCGCCCCGGCCCACGAGCGCGCGGGCGTCCTCGCCGCGGTCTACGTCGTCAGCTACCTGGCCTTCGGCCTGCCCGCCGTCGTCGCCGGCCTCCTGGCCCCGCACCTCGGGCTGCGGCCCGTCGTCGACGGCTACGCCGCGCTCGTCGTCCTCGCCGGGCTGGCCGGTCTCCTCGCGAGCGCCCGCTCCCGCCGCCGCACCCCGCGCCACTCCACCGCCCTGCCGAGCCAGCGCCGCCGCTCGCCGGAGGCCTGCCCGCTGCAGGAACAGGCCTGA
- a CDS encoding TetR-like C-terminal domain-containing protein: MTPAMTRPGGRSAKVAVAVHAAVVELLAEGAPLTVPQVAARAGVNATSVYRRWGDVAGLLADTALVRFGTSSPVPGTGSLRGDLLAWGAALVEEAGRPEELALLRAAVAAGPADPGAPEGFESACSACLTGRSTQAETILAAAQARGEETPTPTRVLDHLVAPVYLRALFGLPAPSVEVLVELLVERLAAPATARATPGARR, translated from the coding sequence ATGACGCCGGCGATGACGCGCCCCGGCGGGCGCAGCGCGAAGGTGGCGGTCGCCGTCCACGCCGCCGTCGTGGAACTGCTCGCCGAGGGCGCCCCGCTCACCGTCCCGCAGGTCGCCGCCCGGGCCGGGGTCAACGCGACGAGCGTCTACCGCCGCTGGGGCGACGTCGCCGGCCTGCTCGCCGACACCGCCCTCGTCCGGTTCGGCACGAGCTCGCCCGTGCCGGGCACGGGGTCGCTGCGCGGGGACCTGCTGGCCTGGGGTGCCGCGCTCGTGGAGGAGGCCGGGCGCCCCGAGGAGCTCGCCCTGCTGCGCGCCGCCGTCGCCGCCGGGCCCGCCGATCCCGGTGCACCCGAAGGCTTCGAGTCCGCCTGCTCGGCCTGCCTCACCGGCCGCAGCACGCAGGCCGAGACCATCCTGGCGGCCGCGCAGGCGCGCGGGGAGGAGACGCCGACACCGACCCGCGTCCTGGACCACCTCGTCGCCCCGGTGTACCTGCGCGCCCTGTTCGGGCTGCCGGCGCCGTCCGTCGAGGTGCTCGTCGAACTCCTCGTCGAACGGCTCGCAGCCCCGGCCACCGCCCGGGCGACGCCCGGCGCGCGCAGGTAG
- a CDS encoding TerD family protein produces the protein MGVTLAKGGNVSLDKVAPNLDEATVGLGWDVRTTTGLDFDLDASALVLGTNGKVLSDGHFVFYNQLSSPDGTVRHTGDNRTGEGEGDDESIEVDLRSVPANVDKIVFAVSIHDAEARRQSFGQVVNAFIRLVNRADGSEVVRYDLSEDASTETAMVFGEVYRHGGEWKFRAVGQGYASGLLGIAQDFGVDVS, from the coding sequence ATGGGTGTGACTCTCGCCAAGGGTGGAAACGTCTCGCTGGACAAGGTGGCCCCGAACCTCGACGAGGCCACCGTCGGCCTCGGGTGGGACGTGCGCACGACGACGGGCCTGGACTTCGACCTCGACGCCAGCGCCCTCGTGCTCGGGACGAACGGCAAGGTCCTGTCCGACGGGCACTTCGTCTTCTACAACCAGCTGAGCAGCCCCGACGGGACCGTCCGGCACACCGGTGACAACCGCACCGGCGAGGGCGAGGGCGACGACGAGAGCATCGAGGTCGACCTGCGCAGCGTCCCCGCGAACGTCGACAAGATCGTCTTCGCGGTGTCCATCCACGACGCCGAGGCGCGCCGGCAGAGCTTCGGGCAGGTCGTCAACGCCTTCATCCGGCTCGTCAACCGCGCCGACGGCAGCGAGGTCGTCCGGTACGACCTGTCCGAGGACGCCTCGACCGAGACGGCGATGGTGTTCGGCGAGGTGTACCGCCACGGCGGGGAGTGGAAGTTCCGCGCCGTCGGGCAGGGGTACGCGTCGGGGTTGCTCGGGATCGCGCAGGACTTCGGGGTCGACGTCTCCTGA
- a CDS encoding DsbA family oxidoreductase: MEIWSDVVCPWCYIGKRRFESALRDFEHADDVEVVWRSFELDPTTETVHERADGPGDAHLRRLSAKFGRPVEEVAPMVAHVDETAAAEGLEFHQDVSVPANTVKAHQLLHLAADRGVQGAVKERLLRAHFTEGEPVGDDETLVRLVAEAGLDADEARAVLAEDRYLSAVRADVAEARALGARGVPFFVVDRTYGISGAQPTEQFAQVLRRAWAESHPLTLVGDSSADACGPDGCAI, from the coding sequence GTGGAGATCTGGTCCGACGTCGTCTGCCCGTGGTGCTACATCGGCAAGCGCCGGTTCGAGAGCGCGCTGCGCGACTTCGAGCACGCCGACGACGTCGAGGTCGTGTGGCGGTCCTTCGAGCTCGACCCCACGACGGAGACGGTGCACGAGCGGGCGGACGGTCCCGGCGACGCCCACCTGCGCCGGTTGTCGGCCAAGTTCGGCCGGCCCGTCGAGGAGGTCGCGCCGATGGTCGCGCACGTCGACGAGACCGCCGCGGCCGAGGGTCTGGAGTTCCACCAGGACGTCTCCGTCCCGGCGAACACCGTGAAGGCCCACCAGTTGCTGCACCTCGCGGCCGACCGCGGCGTCCAGGGTGCGGTGAAGGAACGCCTGCTGCGCGCCCACTTCACCGAGGGCGAGCCCGTCGGGGACGACGAGACCCTCGTCCGGCTCGTGGCCGAGGCCGGGCTCGACGCCGACGAGGCCCGCGCCGTCCTGGCCGAGGACCGCTACCTGTCCGCGGTCCGCGCCGACGTCGCCGAGGCCCGCGCGCTCGGCGCCCGCGGCGTGCCGTTCTTCGTCGTCGACCGCACGTACGGGATCTCCGGCGCTCAGCCCACCGAGCAGTTCGCCCAGGTGCTGCGCCGGGCGTGGGCCGAGAGCCACCCGCTCACCCTCGTCGGGGACTCCTCGGCCGACGCGTGCGGCCCGGACGGCTGCGCGATCTGA
- a CDS encoding dihydrofolate reductase produces the protein MIGLVWAQSADGVIGADGRIPWRVPEDTAHFSALTSGATVVMGRATWESLPARFRPLPGRRNVVLSRTPGYDAPGAEVVPDLDVALGLGTDVWVVGGQAVYAAALARADVLVVTEVDVHVDGDTRAPAVGEPWRPVGTGEWRTSSAGPRFRVVTWRREHPPTG, from the coding sequence ATGATCGGTCTCGTCTGGGCGCAGTCCGCGGACGGCGTCATCGGCGCCGACGGCCGCATCCCCTGGCGCGTCCCGGAGGACACGGCGCACTTCTCCGCGCTCACCTCGGGCGCCACGGTCGTCATGGGGCGCGCGACGTGGGAGTCCCTGCCGGCCCGCTTCCGCCCGCTGCCGGGCCGGCGCAACGTCGTCCTGTCCCGCACCCCGGGCTACGACGCCCCCGGAGCCGAGGTCGTCCCCGACCTCGACGTCGCGCTGGGCCTCGGCACGGACGTCTGGGTCGTGGGCGGGCAGGCCGTCTACGCGGCGGCGCTCGCGCGTGCCGACGTGCTCGTCGTCACCGAGGTCGACGTCCACGTCGATGGCGACACCCGCGCACCGGCGGTGGGGGAGCCTTGGCGCCCCGTGGGGACGGGGGAGTGGCGCACGTCCTCCGCGGGCCCCCGGTTCCGCGTCGTGACGTGGCGGCGGGAGCACCCCCCGACGGGGTGA
- a CDS encoding thymidylate synthase: MPEPLPAPAVDTQYEDLLRHVLANGTPKSDRTGTGTRSVFGHQMRFDLSRGFPLITTKRVHFRSIALELLWFLRGDGNVRWLQERGVTIWDEWADEDGDLGPVYGVQWRSWPTPDGRHVDQITEVLHTLRTNPDSRRMVVSAWNVAELDKMALAPCHAFFQFHVADGKLSCQLYQRSADLFLGVPFNVASYALLTVLVANEVGLEPGDFVWTGGDVHVYDNHVDQVREQLTRTPYPFPTLQVARKPLLDVTYDDLEVVGYQHHPTIKAPVAV, encoded by the coding sequence GTGCCCGAGCCGCTCCCCGCCCCCGCCGTGGACACCCAGTACGAGGACCTCCTGCGCCACGTCCTGGCGAACGGGACCCCGAAGTCCGACCGCACGGGCACGGGCACGCGCAGCGTCTTCGGCCACCAGATGCGTTTCGACCTGTCCCGGGGCTTCCCGCTGATCACCACCAAGCGGGTCCACTTCAGGTCCATCGCCCTGGAGCTGCTGTGGTTCCTGCGCGGGGACGGCAACGTGCGCTGGCTGCAGGAGCGCGGCGTCACCATCTGGGACGAATGGGCCGACGAGGACGGCGACCTCGGCCCGGTCTACGGCGTGCAGTGGCGCTCGTGGCCCACCCCCGACGGCCGGCACGTGGACCAGATCACCGAGGTCCTGCACACGCTGCGGACGAACCCGGACTCCCGTCGCATGGTCGTCTCGGCGTGGAACGTCGCCGAGCTCGACAAGATGGCCCTGGCCCCCTGCCACGCCTTCTTCCAGTTCCACGTCGCCGACGGGAAGCTGTCCTGCCAGCTCTACCAGCGTTCGGCCGACCTGTTCCTCGGCGTGCCCTTCAACGTCGCCAGCTACGCCCTGCTGACGGTCCTCGTCGCGAACGAGGTGGGCCTGGAACCGGGCGACTTCGTCTGGACGGGCGGTGACGTCCACGTCTACGACAACCACGTCGACCAGGTGCGCGAGCAGCTGACCCGCACCCCGTACCCGTTCCCGACGCTCCAGGTCGCGCGCAAGCCCCTCCTCGACGTCACCTACGACGACCTCGAGGTCGTCGGCTACCAGCACCACCCGACGATCAAGGCCCCGGTGGCCGTGTGA
- a CDS encoding ATP-binding protein, with protein sequence MDEVRNPYSPGAGRPPVALVGRDRQRRAWQVALQRIEGGRGAQPVVLYGLPGVGKTVLLGEFAKEARRRGWVVATVEAGVGKSLRELLGEALHGPLSDLARPSAGVRLLRALKTATSFKASYESSGSGTWSFGLDLSDVSGGGADTGVLETDLSKLLRDVAAAAAEEGGGLAVLVDEAQDLGRDELTALCSSVHVAGQEGWHLTTALAGLPSLPRELAEAKSYAERLFDYSRIEHLDPVLAEEALAAPAREESVAWEPQASALVLGEAAGYPYFIQQFGQDTWNHAAGPSIGLDDARVGVVAGRATLDSGFFRARWDRATRGEQQYLRAMAVDGDAGSPSGEVASRLGKRNSSLGPVRAKLIEKGLVYAPEHGVVAFTVPGMAAFIARQPEP encoded by the coding sequence GTGGATGAGGTCCGTAACCCCTACTCCCCCGGCGCCGGCCGACCGCCCGTGGCGCTCGTCGGACGGGACCGCCAGCGTCGCGCCTGGCAGGTGGCCCTCCAACGCATCGAAGGGGGCCGAGGTGCGCAGCCGGTCGTCCTCTACGGCCTGCCCGGCGTGGGCAAGACCGTGCTGCTGGGCGAGTTCGCCAAGGAGGCGCGCCGTCGGGGGTGGGTCGTCGCCACGGTCGAGGCGGGTGTCGGGAAGTCGCTGCGCGAACTGCTCGGCGAGGCGCTGCACGGTCCCCTGTCGGACCTGGCACGTCCGTCTGCTGGGGTGCGCCTGCTCAGGGCGCTGAAGACGGCGACCAGCTTCAAGGCGTCGTACGAATCCTCAGGCTCAGGCACCTGGTCGTTCGGCCTCGACCTGAGCGACGTCTCGGGCGGTGGAGCCGACACCGGGGTCCTCGAGACCGACCTCTCCAAACTGCTCCGGGACGTCGCGGCAGCAGCGGCCGAGGAAGGTGGCGGACTCGCCGTCCTCGTCGACGAAGCGCAGGACCTCGGCAGGGACGAGCTGACCGCGTTGTGCTCGTCCGTCCACGTCGCCGGGCAGGAAGGGTGGCACCTCACGACGGCGCTGGCCGGTCTGCCCAGCCTGCCGCGCGAGCTGGCCGAGGCGAAGTCGTACGCGGAGAGGCTCTTCGACTACTCGCGCATCGAGCACCTGGACCCCGTCCTCGCCGAGGAAGCACTCGCGGCCCCCGCTCGGGAAGAGTCGGTGGCCTGGGAGCCGCAAGCCTCGGCCCTCGTCCTCGGCGAGGCCGCGGGGTACCCCTACTTCATCCAGCAGTTCGGCCAGGACACGTGGAACCACGCGGCGGGTCCGTCGATCGGTCTCGACGACGCACGGGTCGGCGTCGTCGCCGGTCGGGCGACGCTCGACTCCGGGTTCTTCCGCGCCCGCTGGGACCGGGCCACGCGGGGTGAGCAGCAGTACCTGCGCGCCATGGCGGTCGACGGCGACGCCGGCAGTCCCTCGGGCGAGGTCGCCTCACGGCTGGGCAAGCGGAACAGCAGCCTCGGGCCGGTGCGGGCCAAGCTCATCGAGAAGGGGCTGGTCTACGCACCCGAGCACGGAGTGGTCGCCTTCACGGTGCCGGGCATGGCCGCGTTCATCGCCCGTCAGCCGGAACCGTGA